The following are encoded in a window of Methanococcus voltae genomic DNA:
- a CDS encoding thiamine pyrophosphate-dependent enzyme has translation MGNEAIALGAIHSNLSVATGYAGTPSTEVMETIIKEVNRMDKINNDNTNDNNNDTTIYVEWSTNEKVALENAIGASYSGANTIVTMKQVGLNVASDPLMSLTYLGTNGALVIVVTDDPTPHSSQTEQDTRHYGSFANVPVFDPCDAQEAYDLTKYAYEISGKYKTPVILRSTTRLSHGYNDVIIDKVTDNEVIERLKTEKSNIGFIKDPKWAIMPKLVSKNHPILEEKQLKIAEDFSNSNFNNITIFNNKNTDNKNNKKNLGIITSGVSYYYTLEALNILKEDKTNDEFQNFLDNYNIEILKISTPYPFPESKVLDFIKNNKKDILVTVEELDSVLEDNTLKLIGKYNSTINNTNNNNLNNIKFYGKYNLFPKCGEYNVDIVKTLLNKIINEDIEFECNNNNNNNNNNNNNNNNYNNYNKNKMGNGENTEQEITLPVRLPTLCAGCMHRIAFYAFKKVAKEFKKQNIETIFSGDIGCYTLGATPPLSATDTCLCMGAGISLATGLSRVNSNTKNIAFIGDSTFFHSGIPAVVNAVYNEADVTIVVLDNETTAMTGHQPHPGTGQKARGNAKVIDIEKVLKSCNVENVQTIDISKFANIEQEEVFNNILKECKSSMEYKGVSAIIFKGDCVTKKIPNSKKSKAKNLKVVIDENLCNSCKLCINEIGCPALRYDSLNNSIELLDSCTNCGLCINICPKGALSKKLVF, from the coding sequence ATGGGAAATGAAGCAATAGCTTTGGGAGCCATTCATTCAAATTTATCCGTAGCAACCGGTTATGCAGGAACCCCCTCTACAGAAGTTATGGAAACAATAATAAAAGAAGTTAACCGTATGGATAAAATAAATAACGACAATACTAACGATAATAATAACGACACTACAATATACGTCGAATGGTCCACAAATGAAAAAGTAGCACTCGAAAATGCAATCGGGGCATCTTACTCGGGTGCCAATACAATCGTAACGATGAAACAAGTCGGTTTAAATGTAGCATCTGATCCTTTAATGAGTTTAACATATTTGGGAACTAATGGAGCGCTAGTAATCGTAGTTACTGATGACCCCACACCTCATTCTTCACAAACAGAGCAAGATACTAGACATTATGGTAGTTTTGCAAATGTACCAGTTTTTGACCCTTGTGATGCACAAGAGGCATACGATTTAACGAAATATGCTTATGAAATTAGCGGAAAATACAAAACACCAGTTATTTTACGGTCTACCACACGTTTATCACATGGCTATAACGATGTAATAATTGATAAAGTCACGGACAATGAGGTAATAGAACGCTTAAAAACTGAAAAAAGCAATATTGGATTTATAAAAGACCCAAAATGGGCAATAATGCCTAAATTAGTAAGTAAAAACCACCCCATACTTGAAGAAAAGCAATTGAAAATTGCAGAGGACTTTTCCAATTCTAATTTTAACAACATAACAATATTCAATAATAAAAATACTGATAATAAAAATAATAAAAAGAATTTAGGGATTATTACATCCGGAGTTTCTTATTATTATACTTTAGAAGCGTTAAACATATTAAAAGAAGACAAAACGAATGACGAATTTCAAAATTTTTTAGATAATTATAATATTGAGATTTTAAAAATAAGTACTCCTTACCCATTCCCTGAATCCAAGGTGTTAGATTTTATAAAAAATAATAAAAAAGATATATTGGTTACAGTAGAAGAGCTAGACTCGGTTTTAGAGGATAATACGTTAAAATTAATTGGTAAATATAATAGTACAATTAATAATACAAACAATAATAATTTAAATAATATTAAATTTTATGGAAAATACAATTTATTCCCAAAATGTGGAGAATACAATGTAGATATCGTTAAAACATTACTAAATAAAATAATTAACGAAGATATTGAATTTGAATGTAATAATAATAATAATAATAATAATAATAATAATAATAATAATAATAATTATAATAATTATAATAAAAATAAAATGGGCAATGGGGAAAACACGGAACAAGAAATAACACTGCCTGTAAGGTTACCAACATTATGCGCAGGCTGTATGCACAGAATTGCATTTTATGCCTTTAAAAAAGTTGCAAAAGAATTTAAAAAACAAAATATTGAAACAATATTTTCTGGTGACATTGGCTGTTACACACTCGGAGCGACTCCTCCTTTAAGTGCAACCGACACCTGTTTGTGTATGGGGGCAGGAATTAGCTTAGCAACTGGTTTAAGTAGGGTAAATTCAAATACTAAGAATATAGCATTTATTGGAGACTCTACGTTCTTCCACTCCGGGATACCTGCGGTAGTGAACGCTGTTTATAATGAAGCGGACGTTACAATAGTTGTTTTAGATAACGAGACAACTGCAATGACTGGTCATCAACCCCACCCCGGAACTGGACAGAAAGCAAGAGGAAATGCTAAGGTAATTGATATTGAAAAAGTTTTGAAGAGTTGCAACGTGGAAAACGTCCAAACAATAGATATAAGCAAATTTGCAAATATCGAACAAGAGGAAGTTTTTAACAATATTCTTAAAGAATGCAAAAGTTCAATGGAATACAAAGGAGTTTCTGCAATTATATTTAAAGGAGATTGCGTAACAAAGAAAATACCTAACTCTAAAAAATCTAAAGCCAAAAATCTAAAAGTGGTTATTGACGAGAATTTATGTAATTCCTGCAAGCTATGTATAAATGAAATAGGTTGCCCTGCATTGAGGTATGATTCATTAAACAACAGTATAGAACTTTTAGATTCTTGTACAAATTGTGGTTTATGTATTAATATATGTCCAAAAGGTGCCTTATCTAAAAAATTAGTATTCTAA
- the ilvD gene encoding dihydroxy-acid dehydratase, protein MRSDNVKKGVSRAPNRSLLKACGYTDEEIEKPFIGVVNSFTEVVPGHIDLNKVSEAVKKGIYANGGTPFEFNTMAICDGIAMGHEGMKYSLPSRELIADTVESMAKAHGFDGLVLIPTCDKIVPGMIMGALRLDIPFIVVTGGPMMPGELKGKNYDLISVFEGVGEYTVGKITEKELLEIEDCACPGAGSCAGLFTANSMACLTEALGLSLPLCATTPAVDALKVRLAKKSGMKVVDLVKEGVKPTDILTKEAFENAILVDLALGGSTNTTLHIPAIANEISEKFITLDDFDRLSDAVPHITSISPGGCHYMVDLHKAGGIPAVLKVLKDTIRNVKTVSGETTHEIAEKVKYFDKSVIRSVEEPVHETAGLRVLKGNLAPNGCVVKIGAVSPKMHKHEGPAKVYNSEEDAITAIFNNEIVKGDVVIIRYEGPAGGPGMREMLSPTSAICGMGLDDSVALITDGRFSGGSRGPCIGHISPEAQAGGPIALIENGDIIKIDMIEKSIDLLVDETELDKRLKNWKKPELNVKGYVKRYSKLVSSADEGAVLK, encoded by the coding sequence ATGAGAAGTGACAATGTTAAAAAAGGTGTTTCAAGAGCTCCCAATAGAAGTCTATTAAAAGCTTGCGGATACACCGACGAAGAAATAGAAAAGCCATTCATTGGCGTTGTAAACAGCTTTACAGAGGTTGTACCAGGACATATTGATTTAAATAAGGTTTCTGAAGCTGTAAAAAAGGGTATTTACGCTAATGGAGGTACTCCTTTTGAATTTAATACAATGGCCATTTGTGATGGTATTGCTATGGGTCATGAAGGTATGAAATACTCCTTACCATCAAGAGAGTTAATTGCGGATACCGTTGAAAGTATGGCAAAAGCTCACGGCTTTGATGGTTTAGTATTAATACCTACATGTGATAAAATAGTACCTGGAATGATTATGGGTGCTTTAAGATTGGATATTCCATTCATCGTTGTTACTGGCGGCCCAATGATGCCTGGAGAACTTAAGGGTAAAAACTACGACTTAATAAGCGTATTTGAAGGTGTAGGGGAATACACCGTTGGAAAAATTACTGAAAAAGAACTTTTAGAAATTGAAGATTGTGCTTGTCCGGGAGCAGGTAGCTGTGCAGGTTTATTCACTGCAAACAGTATGGCTTGCTTAACTGAAGCTTTGGGTCTTTCACTCCCATTATGTGCCACAACTCCTGCAGTAGATGCCTTAAAAGTTAGATTGGCTAAAAAAAGTGGTATGAAAGTTGTAGATTTAGTAAAAGAAGGAGTAAAACCTACTGACATTTTAACAAAAGAAGCATTTGAAAATGCGATACTTGTTGACCTTGCTTTGGGCGGCTCTACAAATACGACATTACACATTCCTGCAATTGCGAACGAAATAAGCGAGAAATTTATAACTTTAGATGATTTTGACAGACTTTCAGACGCTGTACCTCATATTACATCCATTAGTCCAGGCGGATGCCACTATATGGTAGATTTACATAAGGCTGGAGGTATACCTGCAGTCTTAAAAGTTTTAAAAGACACTATTAGAAATGTTAAAACAGTTTCTGGAGAAACTACCCACGAAATAGCTGAAAAGGTAAAATACTTTGACAAATCAGTTATAAGAAGCGTTGAAGAACCGGTTCACGAAACTGCAGGTTTGAGAGTTTTAAAAGGAAACCTTGCTCCAAATGGGTGTGTTGTTAAAATTGGTGCAGTTAGCCCTAAAATGCACAAACACGAAGGACCCGCAAAGGTTTACAATTCAGAAGAAGATGCAATTACCGCCATATTCAATAACGAAATTGTTAAAGGCGATGTTGTGATTATAAGATACGAGGGACCTGCAGGCGGTCCTGGAATGAGAGAAATGCTTTCCCCAACATCTGCAATTTGTGGAATGGGCTTAGATGATAGCGTAGCTTTAATTACCGATGGTAGATTTAGCGGCGGTAGTAGAGGACCTTGTATTGGGCATATTTCACCTGAAGCACAAGCTGGTGGACCTATTGCTTTAATTGAGAATGGCGACATTATAAAAATTGATATGATTGAAAAATCTATTGATTTACTTGTAGATGAAACAGAATTGGATAAAAGGTTGAAAAATTGGAAAAAGCCTGAGTTAAACGTTAAAGGTTACGTAAAACGATACTCTAAACTAGTTTCGTCTGCAGACGAAGGAGCAGTTTTAAAATAA
- a CDS encoding 2-oxoacid:acceptor oxidoreductase family protein — MKKCDIIISGVGGQGIVLASRLIATMALRKGYKISTAETIGMSQRGGSVVSNLRLDSYRKGSLIPKGQANVIIGFEPAEAYRYNEYLNKDAKVLLNSNPIYSSSKTPENEIYSKKEVIKIMELFDKNNTLTSCNFNKMALEFGNLKTMNIMMIAIACFNNYLPFSVNELNNTIKEEMPSKIKDINLKAVEFAINNFEKYANINSNNVIKI; from the coding sequence ATGAAAAAATGTGATATAATCATATCGGGCGTAGGAGGTCAAGGTATAGTTTTAGCATCACGTTTAATCGCAACTATGGCGTTAAGAAAAGGTTATAAAATAAGCACTGCAGAAACTATCGGAATGTCACAGCGAGGAGGTAGTGTAGTAAGTAATTTAAGGTTAGATTCTTATAGAAAAGGTTCTTTAATACCAAAAGGGCAAGCAAACGTTATAATAGGCTTTGAACCTGCTGAAGCTTACCGATACAATGAGTATTTAAATAAGGATGCTAAAGTATTATTAAATAGTAATCCAATATATTCAAGTTCTAAAACACCAGAAAATGAAATATATTCTAAAAAGGAAGTTATCAAAATTATGGAACTATTTGATAAAAATAATACATTAACATCATGTAATTTCAATAAAATGGCTTTAGAATTTGGAAATTTAAAAACTATGAATATTATGATGATAGCAATCGCATGTTTTAATAATTATTTGCCTTTTTCAGTAAATGAATTAAATAATACCATAAAAGAAGAAATGCCAAGTAAAATTAAGGATATAAATTTAAAAGCCGTAGAATTTGCAATTAATAATTTTGAAAAATATGCGAATATTAATTCTAATAATGTTATTAAGATTTAA
- the cobI gene encoding precorrin-2 C(20)-methyltransferase, translated as MVVKKVYGIGVGPGSKDMITLKAQKILNNTKKLFVPISKHGKTSVAYEIVKEFLNPETEVVELLFPMCKDEILLKKHWDEATEQIINSEGEVSIITIGDVTLYSTLSYVWHRLKDNSIDVEILNGISSPFAAASALNIPLVEGDEKLAILPQGKDLENTLEHFDTVVIMKTNDLEEKLKNCKELTNNKEKYMIGIVNRVTCDNQKIDFGKMDEIDFNLVKEYLSLAIIKKIKE; from the coding sequence ATGGTCGTAAAAAAAGTTTATGGGATCGGCGTTGGTCCAGGTTCTAAGGATATGATAACATTAAAAGCTCAAAAAATTTTAAATAACACTAAAAAATTATTTGTACCAATTTCTAAACACGGAAAAACCTCAGTAGCTTATGAAATAGTTAAAGAATTTTTAAACCCTGAAACTGAAGTTGTAGAATTACTTTTCCCAATGTGTAAAGATGAAATATTATTAAAAAAGCACTGGGATGAAGCAACAGAGCAGATTATTAATTCAGAGGGTGAAGTCTCAATAATCACTATTGGGGATGTAACATTATACAGTACCCTCTCATACGTTTGGCATAGGTTAAAGGACAATAGTATTGACGTAGAGATTTTAAACGGTATATCATCACCTTTCGCTGCAGCTAGTGCTTTAAATATCCCTCTTGTAGAAGGAGATGAAAAATTAGCAATATTGCCTCAAGGAAAAGATTTAGAAAATACTTTAGAACATTTTGACACTGTTGTCATTATGAAAACAAATGATTTGGAAGAGAAACTTAAAAATTGTAAGGAATTAACTAATAATAAGGAAAAATACATGATTGGTATTGTAAATCGTGTAACGTGCGATAATCAAAAAATAGATTTTGGAAAAATGGATGAAATAGATTTTAATTTAGTTAAAGAATATCTTTCATTGGCAATTATCAAAAAAATAAAAGAATAA
- the hjc gene encoding Holliday junction resolvase Hjc, with protein sequence MAYNKYRKGSTFERELKKNLENKGFAVIRSAGSHGVDLVAGKCGKYFVFECKSTSKEKMYIPNEDVEKLVEFSEIFGGEPYLAVKIMNKCLFINPDDIESAGKNYALDYTKLCPLSRDIDELIGKDIQKRLI encoded by the coding sequence ATGGCATATAATAAATATCGAAAAGGTTCAACTTTTGAACGAGAATTAAAAAAAAATTTAGAAAATAAAGGTTTTGCAGTTATCAGAAGTGCAGGAAGTCACGGTGTTGATTTAGTTGCAGGCAAATGTGGAAAGTATTTTGTATTTGAGTGTAAATCAACTTCTAAAGAAAAAATGTATATACCTAATGAGGATGTTGAGAAATTAGTTGAATTTTCCGAAATTTTTGGAGGGGAGCCCTATCTTGCCGTAAAAATTATGAACAAATGTTTGTTCATAAATCCCGATGATATAGAGTCTGCAGGTAAAAATTACGCTTTGGATTATACTAAATTATGTCCTTTATCTAGAGATATTGATGAGTTAATCGGAAAAGATATTCAAAAAAGATTGATTTAG
- a CDS encoding mechanosensitive ion channel family protein, with product MDYLNYMIFGNTIFEYVMFLVYIILGVIAGKVLKILIEKYAKKLVGKTKTVWDDVVIDAVKLPLMIVVFAVFFKYGMLSLNLTPQLITLLNESINVVYILALLIFTLKFVDDVFVYWIIPRAEKSESKLDDQIIPPVRKLLKIFIVIGGILLMLANLQVDISALLAGIGIGGLAVALASQDTLENFLGGLIIISDKTFLIHDWIKWGGGEGVVEEVGIRSTKVRTFGDTIITVPNGDLVKTEVENYSARRKRQVKTTIGVTYSTTPEKMLKAKEIIKDILDEHHGVVDPIRVSFMEFGNFSLNIRVEYFVREFGFDYFLTTVDEVNTKIMTKFGEADIDFAFPTQTLHLTNDDEALNVSFIGDRDSYREQ from the coding sequence ATGGATTATTTGAACTATATGATTTTTGGAAATACGATATTTGAGTATGTAATGTTTTTAGTGTATATTATTTTGGGCGTAATCGCTGGAAAAGTGTTGAAAATATTAATTGAAAAATATGCTAAAAAATTAGTGGGAAAAACAAAAACCGTATGGGATGACGTTGTAATTGACGCGGTAAAATTACCACTTATGATTGTAGTATTTGCAGTATTCTTTAAATACGGTATGTTAAGCCTTAATTTAACGCCACAGTTGATAACATTGTTAAATGAGAGTATAAATGTAGTTTATATCTTAGCTTTACTAATATTCACTCTAAAATTTGTTGACGATGTTTTCGTCTATTGGATTATTCCAAGAGCTGAAAAATCGGAAAGTAAATTGGATGACCAGATTATACCACCAGTAAGGAAATTATTGAAAATCTTCATTGTTATTGGGGGTATATTATTAATGCTTGCCAATTTACAGGTGGACATATCTGCACTACTTGCTGGTATAGGTATAGGTGGTTTAGCAGTAGCATTGGCTTCCCAAGATACGCTTGAAAACTTTTTGGGCGGATTAATCATAATTTCCGATAAGACCTTTTTAATACACGACTGGATAAAATGGGGTGGTGGAGAAGGTGTCGTCGAAGAAGTAGGTATCAGGAGTACCAAAGTTAGAACTTTTGGTGATACTATTATAACAGTACCTAACGGCGATTTGGTAAAAACAGAGGTTGAAAACTACTCTGCAAGACGAAAAAGGCAGGTAAAAACGACAATCGGGGTTACTTATAGTACAACACCTGAAAAAATGCTAAAGGCCAAGGAAATTATTAAGGATATATTGGATGAGCACCACGGAGTAGTTGACCCAATCAGAGTTTCATTCATGGAATTCGGAAATTTCTCATTAAATATTAGAGTTGAGTATTTCGTTAGAGAATTTGGTTTTGATTACTTCCTTACAACCGTAGATGAAGTAAACACAAAAATAATGACCAAATTTGGAGAGGCAGATATAGACTTCGCATTCCCTACTCAGACATTACATTTAACAAATGACGATGAAGCTTTAAATGTTAGTTTCATTGGTGATAGGGACTCATATAGGGAACAATAG
- a CDS encoding methanogenesis marker 6 protein → MKSKVIMLADDAKTSPSKLFRYLNSLEEDINVKETCFGAFIEGEDELVDKIADKVRDLEKNKIFCKDRGFPIWDKRRCRAFRKGGPREGFHQLEAEHRALKTISQGLEEYETEKSTYENVQELKKKVMEEYEKTLKKSEKVSVDTFAKIANEFEADDKSKVKKDKKDKKADDKTNKE, encoded by the coding sequence ATGAAATCAAAAGTTATAATGCTTGCAGATGATGCAAAAACTTCACCTTCTAAGCTTTTTAGATACTTAAATTCATTAGAAGAAGATATTAATGTAAAAGAAACTTGTTTTGGTGCTTTTATAGAGGGGGAAGATGAATTAGTTGATAAAATAGCAGATAAAGTTCGAGATTTGGAAAAAAATAAGATATTTTGTAAAGATAGGGGCTTTCCGATATGGGATAAGAGAAGATGTAGGGCTTTTAGGAAAGGAGGTCCTAGAGAAGGTTTCCACCAACTTGAAGCAGAACATAGGGCTCTAAAAACTATATCTCAAGGTTTAGAAGAATACGAAACTGAAAAATCCACCTACGAAAATGTTCAAGAACTAAAAAAGAAAGTTATGGAAGAATACGAAAAAACCCTTAAAAAGTCTGAAAAAGTTTCTGTAGATACTTTTGCAAAAATTGCCAATGAATTTGAAGCTGACGATAAATCAAAAGTTAAAAAAGATAAAAAAGATAAAAAAGCAGATGATAAGACCAATAAGGAATAA
- the cobT gene encoding nicotinate mononucleotide-dependent phosphoribosyltransferase CobT, producing the protein MENKKNLENFNNLNEHILKVNNSENFIEKFSNTKNALFACTISSIETTKTIPISGVNAKVIDYTPAADMELVTLGKSISLSHPPIDATNCPSPATITRAVVDLLNMPCITIDAGSNIKPKIPHILAEKEPTGDINVGKGIKNSKLLVEKGKLLGKNLTCDKLILGESVPGGTTTAMGVLVGLGYDVKDKISSGSVANPKDLKLSVIQNGLNIMYETLNEDTCANNDKNKNESTKHEKIKASIYDVMDAVGDNMLAINAGICISLVERNIPILLAGGGQMAGVLAVIKEISPETLERELIGISTTEFVYNDHNADLQGILNQICVIPTYISKFDYENSSVDGLRAYCSGSVKEGVGAGAMATYAYLNGLKPEDIRNYIEKYYYEWYKEIL; encoded by the coding sequence ATGGAAAATAAAAAAAATTTAGAAAACTTCAATAATTTAAACGAACATATTTTAAAAGTGAATAATAGTGAAAATTTTATTGAAAAATTTAGTAACACCAAAAATGCACTTTTTGCGTGTACTATTTCGTCAATAGAAACCACAAAAACCATACCTATTTCTGGAGTAAATGCAAAGGTGATTGATTACACACCTGCTGCAGATATGGAGCTTGTGACATTAGGAAAAAGCATATCCCTGTCTCATCCACCAATAGATGCTACAAATTGCCCTAGTCCTGCTACAATTACTCGTGCAGTTGTAGATTTATTAAATATGCCCTGCATTACTATTGACGCGGGTAGCAATATAAAACCTAAAATACCCCATATACTTGCTGAAAAAGAGCCTACAGGCGATATAAACGTGGGTAAAGGTATTAAAAATTCAAAGCTTTTAGTAGAAAAAGGTAAATTACTAGGTAAAAATTTAACTTGTGACAAATTAATACTTGGAGAAAGTGTACCTGGTGGAACTACTACTGCCATGGGTGTTTTAGTAGGTTTAGGTTACGATGTGAAGGATAAAATAAGTTCAGGCTCTGTAGCAAACCCAAAAGACTTAAAATTAAGTGTTATTCAAAATGGTTTGAACATAATGTACGAAACATTAAACGAAGATACATGTGCAAATAACGATAAAAATAAAAATGAAAGTACTAAGCATGAAAAAATTAAAGCTTCGATTTATGATGTTATGGATGCAGTAGGCGACAATATGTTGGCAATTAACGCGGGTATTTGTATTTCATTAGTTGAAAGAAATATACCTATTTTATTAGCGGGCGGTGGACAAATGGCAGGTGTCTTAGCGGTAATAAAAGAAATAAGTCCTGAAACGCTTGAAAGAGAATTGATAGGTATAAGTACTACGGAATTTGTATATAATGACCATAATGCAGATTTACAGGGGATATTAAACCAAATATGTGTCATACCTACATATATATCCAAATTCGACTATGAAAACTCGTCTGTAGATGGTTTAAGAGCTTACTGTTCGGGTTCCGTTAAGGAGGGCGTAGGTGCTGGGGCTATGGCTACATACGCGTACTTAAATGGATTAAAACCAGAAGATATAAGGAATTACATTGAAAAATACTATTATGAATGGTATAAAGAAATATTGTAA
- a CDS encoding DUF2097 domain-containing protein has protein sequence MSYGMDIEGMEIIERTMDYDELVDYAEEYVDEGDYVEVYFGRAHVEGTIESITATHYRIDTHHDSMGLLEFDLRDVEEDLLEFVHVPESETKRIVISIL, from the coding sequence ATGAGTTATGGAATGGATATCGAGGGAATGGAAATTATCGAAAGAACCATGGATTATGATGAATTAGTTGATTATGCAGAAGAATATGTTGATGAAGGAGATTATGTGGAAGTTTATTTTGGGCGTGCGCATGTTGAAGGTACTATTGAATCCATTACTGCCACCCACTACAGAATAGATACCCATCATGACAGTATGGGGTTATTAGAATTTGATTTAAGGGATGTAGAAGAAGATTTATTGGAATTTGTACACGTACCAGAATCTGAAACTAAAAGAATTGTAATATCTATATTGTAA
- a CDS encoding phenylacetate--CoA ligase family protein, translating into MDNKNIDKNIDEKEKKIDLLIDLVNRAKKGTFYKEKLKDIEVSEIKTLKDIQKLPFTTKSELRKAYPLGLSAVSEEEIVRIHSTSGTTGEPVIIPYTKKDVEVFTDMMSRCYEVAGVVSTDRVHITPGYGLWTAGIGFQLGAEKMGAMTIPMGPGNTEKQLKMIVDLKSTVLTSTSSYALLLAEEIHKRGISDKICLRKGIIGSERWSEKMRNRIEKELNMETYDIYGLTEVYGPGIAIDCDEHNGLHYWNDYLLFEIIDPITGKVLPDGTIGELVITTLVKEGAPLIRYRTGDLTQIMTGKCSCGVKYPKISRILGRSDDRIKIKGVNIFPQQIEKVIECLDELCSEYQVVLTKNEGRDNMLLRVELKKGLIIDSKTLLKLEQEVQKKFKNFIGIKIDVECVNSGELPRSEKKSKRIIDKRL; encoded by the coding sequence ATGGATAATAAAAATATTGATAAAAATATTGATGAGAAGGAAAAAAAGATTGATTTATTGATAGATTTAGTAAATAGGGCTAAAAAAGGAACATTCTATAAAGAAAAATTAAAAGATATCGAAGTTTCAGAAATTAAGACACTCAAAGATATCCAAAAATTACCCTTCACTACAAAATCAGAATTAAGGAAAGCTTATCCGCTCGGATTGAGTGCAGTATCTGAAGAAGAAATCGTTAGAATCCATTCTACGTCAGGAACAACTGGCGAACCAGTTATAATTCCCTATACGAAGAAAGATGTTGAAGTATTCACGGACATGATGTCAAGATGTTATGAGGTAGCAGGCGTCGTAAGTACTGATAGGGTTCATATAACACCAGGTTATGGATTATGGACTGCAGGAATTGGTTTCCAATTGGGTGCTGAAAAAATGGGGGCTATGACTATACCAATGGGTCCAGGAAACACGGAAAAACAATTAAAAATGATAGTTGATTTAAAATCAACAGTATTAACCTCTACTTCATCATATGCCTTACTTTTAGCAGAAGAAATTCACAAAAGAGGTATTTCTGATAAAATATGCCTTAGAAAAGGTATAATCGGCTCTGAAAGATGGAGCGAAAAAATGAGAAATAGGATAGAAAAAGAGCTAAATATGGAAACGTATGATATTTATGGTTTAACTGAAGTTTACGGTCCTGGAATAGCCATAGATTGTGATGAACACAATGGATTACACTACTGGAATGATTATTTGTTATTTGAGATAATAGACCCGATAACGGGCAAAGTTTTGCCGGACGGAACAATTGGGGAGCTTGTAATAACAACACTCGTAAAAGAAGGTGCTCCACTTATTAGATACAGAACAGGGGATTTGACACAAATAATGACTGGAAAATGTAGTTGTGGTGTTAAATATCCAAAGATTTCAAGAATTTTAGGACGTTCAGACGATAGAATTAAAATTAAAGGAGTAAATATATTCCCCCAACAAATTGAAAAAGTAATTGAATGTTTAGATGAATTATGTAGCGAATACCAAGTAGTTCTCACAAAGAACGAAGGTAGGGACAATATGCTCTTGAGAGTAGAATTAAAAAAAGGATTAATTATTGATTCAAAAACTTTATTAAAATTAGAGCAAGAAGTTCAAAAGAAATTTAAAAACTTCATCGGTATTAAAATTGATGTAGAATGTGTAAATTCTGGAGAATTACCCCGTAGTGAGAAAAAAAGTAAAAGAATTATTGATAAAAGACTTTAA